The bacterium genome includes a region encoding these proteins:
- a CDS encoding PEP-CTERM sorting domain-containing protein (PEP-CTERM proteins occur, often in large numbers, in the proteomes of bacteria that also encode an exosortase, a predicted intramembrane cysteine proteinase. The presence of a PEP-CTERM domain at a protein's C-terminus predicts cleavage within the sorting domain, followed by covalent anchoring to some some component of the (usually Gram-negative) cell surface. Many PEP-CTERM proteins exhibit an unusual sequence composition that includes large numbers of potential glycosylation sites. Expression of one such protein has been shown restore the ability of a bacterium to form floc, a type of biofilm.), giving the protein MKRVVKTLILVMLAMFVSSSVNASVLTAAGYSVTDITIDMPASAFLGGFDILPNGNYVINDGCSIREVKRDGTAGQTFYSYETAVYGSFVRVNNGTLYFSDSSTESSRIMSMSLSGGSATTLTTLSGNYDMDFAGNDAFVVAGNSIYKLGTDGSLDTIATADGYSGPLAFDGEGNLYYAPGHVASDYSSLPTEVLKWTSSQVASAVGAGVLGEADAEAVAQIDGAYGFAFDSGGNLLITDNSSTPAVNILEDGTVSTIAEFSADNTYYPYLTFVRSRSEGQIAVGCSYYDSTWNSHTLICELQAVPEPSSMIALFSMLGFAASSRLLRRGK; this is encoded by the coding sequence ATGAAGAGGGTTGTAAAGACTCTTATTTTGGTCATGCTGGCCATGTTTGTATCATCGAGCGTAAATGCAAGCGTGCTGACTGCCGCCGGTTACTCGGTGACGGACATTACAATTGATATGCCTGCTTCAGCGTTTTTGGGTGGATTCGATATTCTGCCCAACGGCAATTATGTGATTAATGACGGTTGTTCGATCCGTGAAGTGAAGCGGGACGGCACGGCAGGACAGACATTCTATTCATACGAGACGGCCGTATACGGATCATTTGTGAGAGTGAACAACGGCACACTCTATTTCAGCGATTCGAGTACAGAGAGCAGCAGGATAATGTCTATGTCGCTTTCAGGTGGGTCTGCCACCACTCTCACCACACTCTCCGGCAACTATGATATGGACTTTGCCGGCAATGATGCGTTCGTTGTTGCAGGCAACAGTATCTATAAACTGGGGACAGACGGCAGTCTGGACACAATCGCGACTGCTGACGGCTACTCCGGCCCGCTGGCATTTGACGGCGAGGGCAATCTATATTATGCGCCCGGTCATGTCGCCAGTGATTATTCTTCACTGCCTACAGAGGTGCTTAAGTGGACAAGCAGTCAGGTTGCATCTGCAGTCGGCGCTGGTGTGCTTGGTGAGGCCGACGCCGAAGCGGTTGCTCAAATCGATGGAGCATATGGTTTTGCATTCGATTCGGGCGGCAATTTGCTGATTACCGACAACTCTTCCACTCCCGCAGTAAATATACTCGAAGACGGCACTGTAAGCACCATCGCTGAATTCAGCGCCGATAATACATATTATCCCTACCTGACATTCGTTCGCAGCCGCTCTGAAGGCCAGATTGCTGTCGGCTGCAGTTATTATGATTCGACGTGGAACAGCCATACTCTTATCTGTGAACTGCAGGCCGTCCCCGAACCATCTTCTATGATAGCTTTGTTCTCTATGCTAGGCTTTGCCGCATCTTCAAGGCTCCTCCGCCGCGGCAAGTGA